One part of the Vibrio hyugaensis genome encodes these proteins:
- a CDS encoding methyl-accepting chemotaxis protein, whose translation MLKLTSLSIKQKVVLGITFAVLASTIIVGVMAQRHAREVLSHRLVDIELPAMLQQINTEIDREVVQMQQAAKQLATNEFVVEALSTTDRNPVVEAQLVQQLNNVKSQYELNDASVANRQTAYYWNQNGFLRQLNRSQDGWFFRFTSSGQDTSVSVFQESNGDVKMFANYQDVNGISMSGLSKSMDDMVSLLNGFKIEKSGYVFLTNSKGDIQIHRQQGKNKTSISQLFGGEASQLLNKGHFNLVTTEFEGQDMFVSSLYVPSMDWFVVGVVPVNEVFADLDATAEKMLFTTAIVALIFIAMGVLLANSITNPIRQIADRFTDLGEGEGDLAQRIEIKGNDEIAQLSKGFNGFIEKIHATMKEVSLTSGALSQAADSVSNKATSTHDNSQEQRDQTIQVVTAINQMGATISEIASNAATAADTANQASDNTQTGRQVVTQAKEVISRLADDVETTSMVVTQLATTTKDIGSILDVIRDISEQTNLLALNAAIEAARAGEQGRGFAVVADEVRNLASRTAVSTEEIQKMINQLQSDAQDAVTAMEAGKTVTFEGVASTDEAVEVLMNISERIADISDRNTQVATATEEQSTVVHTINQNIEEINAINEMTTATAEELASASQDLQELSSRLDKMVGSFKL comes from the coding sequence ATGTTGAAACTTACTTCTCTGAGTATCAAACAAAAGGTGGTACTCGGTATTACTTTTGCTGTTTTAGCCTCGACTATTATTGTCGGTGTCATGGCGCAGCGCCACGCCCGAGAGGTGCTTAGTCACCGTTTGGTCGATATTGAGCTCCCTGCAATGCTGCAGCAAATCAATACCGAAATTGACCGTGAAGTTGTCCAAATGCAGCAAGCGGCAAAGCAGTTAGCAACCAACGAATTTGTGGTTGAAGCCTTATCTACGACCGACCGTAATCCAGTTGTTGAAGCGCAACTTGTCCAGCAGCTTAACAATGTGAAGTCTCAATATGAGCTAAACGATGCGTCTGTGGCAAACCGCCAAACCGCATACTACTGGAACCAGAACGGCTTTCTACGCCAACTCAATCGCTCACAGGATGGGTGGTTTTTTAGGTTCACCTCTTCGGGCCAAGACACGTCAGTGAGCGTATTCCAAGAGTCCAATGGTGACGTGAAAATGTTTGCTAATTATCAAGATGTGAATGGCATCTCGATGTCTGGTTTGTCAAAATCGATGGATGATATGGTGTCGCTCCTGAATGGCTTCAAGATTGAGAAATCAGGCTATGTTTTCCTAACGAATAGTAAAGGTGACATCCAGATACACCGCCAGCAAGGCAAAAACAAAACGTCTATTAGCCAATTGTTTGGTGGAGAAGCTTCTCAGCTGCTTAACAAAGGTCATTTCAATCTCGTTACTACCGAATTTGAAGGCCAAGATATGTTTGTATCTAGCCTGTATGTGCCATCAATGGATTGGTTTGTGGTTGGTGTCGTGCCAGTGAATGAGGTATTTGCTGACCTTGATGCAACAGCAGAGAAAATGTTGTTTACGACAGCAATCGTGGCGCTGATCTTCATCGCAATGGGTGTTTTGCTAGCAAACAGCATTACTAACCCAATTCGCCAAATTGCAGACCGATTCACTGACCTTGGTGAAGGGGAAGGTGATTTGGCTCAGCGTATCGAAATCAAAGGTAACGACGAGATTGCTCAGCTATCAAAAGGCTTTAATGGCTTTATTGAAAAGATTCACGCGACTATGAAAGAAGTGTCGTTAACCAGCGGCGCATTAAGCCAAGCTGCGGACAGTGTATCCAACAAAGCCACATCAACGCACGATAATAGCCAAGAGCAACGTGACCAAACAATTCAAGTGGTAACGGCGATTAACCAGATGGGGGCGACCATCAGTGAGATTGCCTCTAACGCTGCAACCGCTGCGGATACAGCAAACCAAGCATCTGATAACACACAGACAGGTCGCCAAGTGGTTACTCAAGCGAAAGAAGTGATCAGTCGCCTTGCCGATGACGTTGAAACGACCAGCATGGTAGTGACGCAACTGGCAACCACTACCAAGGACATTGGATCAATTTTGGATGTCATTCGTGATATCTCCGAGCAAACCAACTTACTTGCTTTGAATGCGGCGATTGAAGCAGCACGAGCGGGTGAGCAGGGGCGTGGTTTTGCCGTCGTTGCGGATGAAGTTCGAAATCTGGCTTCACGTACCGCTGTCTCTACGGAAGAGATTCAGAAGATGATCAATCAGCTTCAAAGTGACGCTCAAGATGCCGTGACAGCGATGGAAGCAGGTAAGACCGTAACGTTCGAAGGCGTCGCCTCGACTGATGAAGCCGTTGAAGTGCTGATGAACATTTCTGAGCGCATTGCAGATATCTCTGACCGAAACACACAAGTTGCGACAG